AAAATCTCGGTACCGCCCACGGTGCTCTACTCGATGACCGCCAAGGTCGAGGACGTGCGCCAAGTCGTGACCTCCGACTTTAAGCAGGCCGACGACGTGATTTATCTGCTCGGTGAAACCTACGATGAGCTAGGCGGCTCGGAGTTCTACCAGCTCTACAACGAGCTGGGTGCCAACGTGCCGCAGGTGCGTTTCGAAGAAGCCAAAGCACTGTACACCCTGGTGGGCGAAGCCAACGCGCAAGGCCTCATCCAGAGCAGCCACGACCTGAGCGACGGCGGCCTCGCCGTAGCGCTGGCCGAGAGCACCTTCGGCCGCGACGGCCTGGGCGCTGACCTTGACCTAGGTAGCCTAGCGGGCGACTTGTCGCCTACGGCGCTGCTGTTCAGCGAGTCGCATTCGCGCTTTGTGGTGAGCATCGCGCCGGAAGACGTGACGGCCTTCGAAGGCATCCTAGGTCAGCGAGCTACGCGCCTGGGCCGCGTAACGGCCGATGGCCAGTTACGCGTGCTGCACGGGACGCAAGAGTTGCTAAACGCTTCGACCTACGACCTGCGCACCGCCTGGACTAACGGCCCCGTAAACCGAACTATTGGCTTGGAGCCCGCCGCGGCCATCCAGCACTAACGAGCAGTGAGCAAGGACCACGTGACAAAACATAACATGGCAGACCTAGCAGACCTAGCCCAGGCCCCCAAAGCCCTCATCCTGACCGGCTTCGGCATCAATTGCGAAGAGGAAATGGCCGCCGCTTACCGCTTAGCGGGCGGTGAGGCCACCATCGTGCACCTCAACGAGGTGCTGCACGGCCGGGTGAGCATCCACGACTTTGATATTCTGAATTTTCCGGGCGGGTTCTCGTTCGGCGACGACCTAGGCTCGGGTGTGGTGCTGGCCAACAAGCTGCGCTACCGCCAGACCGGCGATGCGGGCCGCACGCTGCTCAGCGACATCCGCGAGTTTGTGGCCGCCGGCAAGTTTGTGCTGGGTATCTGCAACGGCTTTCAGGTACTGGTGAAGCTCGGGTTGCTGCCCAACCTAGGTGGCGATTTTCAGCCCGAAGTGACACTGACGCACAACGCCTCGGGCCGCTATGAAAACCGCTGGGTACGCCTCAAGGTGAATGCGCAAACGAAAACGCCTACACCCTTCCTGAGCGAGCTGACTTCCTTTGAAGTGCCTGTGCGCCACGGCGAAGGCCGCTTGGTAGTGCCCGACGCGGCCATCCGCGACCGCATTACCGACCTAGGGCTCAACTGCCTGACCTACGCCGGCCACGACGACCAGGAAACCGGCACCTACCCGCTCAACCCCAACGGCGCCGACCTCAACTGCGCTGGCCTCACCGACCCTACGGGCCACATTTTTGGCCTCATGCCGCACCCCGAGGCCTACCTGGCCGGCTGCAACCATCCCGATTGGGGCTTGAAAAAGCGCCGCGGCGAGCTTCAGGAAGAAGGGGAGGGCCTGGCGATTTTCAAGAACATTGTCACGTACCTCACCCGCCGGACCCAGGAAGCCAGTGCGCCTGCCACCCACGCATAAGTTATTCGGTATGAACACGCTCCCGTATTTCGCTACCCCCCAGCTCCAGCTTTTGCACCGTGGCAAAGTCCGCGACAGCTTTCGCATCGACGACAGCACCCGTCTCATCGTGGTGTCGGACCGCCTCTCGGCCTTTGATTCGGTGCTCGAAACGGCCATCCCGAACAAAGGCGCGGTGCTCAATGGGCTAGCCAACTTCTGGTTTGAGAAAACGGCCCACATCATCCCCAACCACGTGAAGGGCATGGTGGACGCCAACGCCATGCTGGTGAAAGAAGCGCAGCCCATTAAGGTGGAGATGGTGGTGCGCAACTACCTCACCGGCTCGATGCTGCGCGGCTACCAGAGCGGCCAGCGCACGTTCTCGGGCGTGACCGTGCCCGACGGGATGACTAAGCACCAGCAGTTCCCTACCCCCATCGTGACGCCGACCACCAAGGAGGAGTCGGACCGCGAAATCACCCCCGAAAACCTCGTGCGCGAGGGCTGGGTAAGCCAGGAATTGTACGACAAGATGGCCGAAAAGGCGTTGGAGCTGTTCAAGGTCGGCTCCGATTTGCTGGCGGCGCAGGGCATCATTCTGGTTGATACCAAGTACGAATTCGGCCTGCTGGACGGCGAGTTGATTCTGATTGACGAAATCCACACGCCCGATTCGTCGCGCTTCTGGAGCGCCGCCGACTACGCCCGCAACCCCGAGGGCGCCGAGCAGATGGACAAGGAGTATATCCGCCAGTGGCTCATTGCCAATAAGAAGGATGGCGCCTACCCCCGCGCCCTCACCCCCGAGGTGACCCAGGAGGCCGTCAATCGCTACCTCGACATCTACCAGCGCGTTGTGGGCCAGCCCCTAGCCACGGCCGGTGATACCGAGGACGTAACCGAGCGCCTGACCCGCAACCTAGTGAAGGCTGGCTTACTCAAATAGTAATGCGGAAAGCACTGTAAATACGCCCGCTACAATGGAAGCAACGCAAGCTGAAAAGTTGGTAGACAGCTACATTGAAGCCTACAACGGCTTCGACGTGCCCGGCATGCTGGCGTGCCTGCACCCGGCTGTGCAATTCGAGCACTCGACCAACGGCGACGTGACGGTGCGGCTGGACAGCAAGGAGGCCTTTGAAAGCCAGGCTATCCGGGCCGCCGCGTGGTTCGCGGAGCGCACCCAGCGCATCACGGCCTTGCGCTGGCTGGGCGAGCAGGCCGAGGCCGATATCGACTACTTCGCTATCACGGCTACCGACTTGCCCAACGGAATAAAGGCAGGAACTACGCTGCAATTTTCTGGTCGCTCAGTTTTTTCTTTTCGCGACGAGTTAATTGCTTTCATTCAAGATTTTAGCTAAAGAACACTCCCTCGTAACGTGAGCGGCAATTTGAAACAACTCGTCCTCCTCGGCTCCGGTGCCCGCGAGCACGCCCTGGCCACCAAGCTCCGCCAGGATGGCGCGACCGTGCACGTGCTGCCCGGCAACGCCGGCATCCCCGGTAGCGTGGCTGGCATCAGCGCCACCGATTTTCCGGCTATCCAGAATTTCTGCAACGAGCAGAACGTCAAGCTCATCGTGGTGGGGCCGGAAGCGCCGCTGGCGGCCGGCGTAGCCGATTATTTCCTTGATACCGACATCCGCGTGTTTGGCCCGCGCCGGCAGGCGGCCACGCTCGAAAGCTCGAAGGTGTGGAGCAAGGACTTTATGCGCCGCCACGGGGTAGCCACGGCCCGCGCCTGGAGCTACCGCAGCGACCGCCTCGCCGATGCCCAGGCCAAGGTGGAGGAGCTAGCCGGCCAGGTAGTGGTGAAATACGATGGCCTAGCCGCCGGCAAAGGCGTGTACGTATGCAGCTCCGTAGCCGAGGGTAGGGCGGCTCTCACCGAGCTGCGCGAGCTGCACGAAGGCTGGTTCTCGGTGCTGCTCGAAGAAAAATTGACCGGTCCCGAGGTGAGCCTCATCGGCCTCACCGATGGCAACCGCATCCGGCTGCTAGCCCCGGCCCAGGACCACAAGCAGTTGCTGGCGGGCGACGAAGGCCCCAACACGGGCGGCATGGGCGCGTATTGCCCGGTGCCGTTTCTGGATGATAACTGGCTGGCCGCTATTCGTAAAGACATTATTGACCCCACGCTGCGCGGCCTGCAAGCCGAGCCGTTCGACTTCGTAGGCTTTCTCTACTTCGGGGTGATGCTAACCCCTAGCGGGCCGAAGCTGCTCGAGTACAACGTGCGTCTTGGCGACCCCGAGGCGGAAGTGATTCTGCCCGCGCTCGAAACGAGTCTGCTCGACCTCATAACCGCCACGCTCGATGGCACCCTGGCGCAAACGGTGGTGAAGCAGCGGCCCGGCGCCTTCGTGGGCCTGGTGCTAGCCTCGGGCGGCTACCCGGCCGCGCAGTTTCCGACGGGTTTTCCAATTCACGGCATTGGTAATCAGGGTGAGGACACGCAGGTGTTTGTGGGGGGCGTGAAAGCGGGCGACCAACCTGGTGAGCTGCTTACCAATGGCGGCCGGGTGGCGGTGCTCGTGGCGCACGGGCCCGACCTACCCACCGCCGTGCAGCTAGCCTACGCCGAAGTGGAGCTGGTTTATTTTCAAGATAAATACGTGCGCCCCGACATTGGCCAGCGCCCCACGCCGCAGCTCGAAACGAGCGCTTATTAACGGATGCACAAGCCCCTCGCCCGCCTCGCGATTCTGCTTTCCGGCCGCGGCTCCAATATGCTGGCGCTGGCCGAGGCGGTGCGCGCGGGCGTATTGCATGGGCTAGCCGAAGTGGCCGTGGTATTTAGCAACGACCCGGCGGCGCTGGGCCTCGATGCCGCCGCCGCGCTGGGCCTGCCCACGGCTAGCCTGCCTTCCAAAGGCCGCAAGCGCGAAAGTTTTGATTTGGAAGTCGTTGATATTCTGCGAGAATATCGACCCAATTACGTGGTGCTAGCGGGCTACATGCGGGTGCTGTCGCCGGCCTTCGTGCGGGCGTTTGCGGGGCGCATCATCAATATTCACCCCGCCGATACGCACCAGCACCAAGGCCTGCACGCCTACGAATGGGCGTTTGATAACCGTCTGTCCGAAACCAAGATAACCGTGCATTTAGTTGACGAAGGCCTCGACACCGGACCCATTCTAGCTCAAGAGGTTGTAAATTTGATAGGGGCCGATACCCTGGCCGAAGTGCAGCGCCGGGGCCTGGCCGTGGAGCATACCTTATACGCCGAAACCTTGGCAAACCTTATTACGGGGGCTGCTATCCCCACCCTTCCAACTCATAATTCATAATTTCTAACTCATAATTAACTGATTATGTGTGGTATTGTAGGTTTTCACGGCCCCGAGCGTGTGGTGGGCGATATGATTATCGGCCTCACTGCCCTGCAGCACCGCGGGCAGGATGCCGCCGGCATTGCCACCTTCGACGGCGATACTTTTCACCTGCACAAGGGCCAGGGACTGGTAAATGACGTGTTTAAGCCCAAGCATATCAAGAAGCTGACGGGCAATACCGGCATCGGGCACGTGCGCTACACCACGCAGGGCGCCAACGACTCGGACCTGGCGCAGCCGTTCACCACGAGCTATCCGTTTGGGCTAGCCATGGTGCACAACGGCAACGTCATCAACTTCCGCGACGTGGCCAAGCTGCTGCACGAGAAGTACCACGTGCTGCCCAAGACGACCAACGACCTGGAGCTTATCATGTACACCTTCGCCTCGGAGCTGCGGGTGAAGGACCTGGACCGGATTTCGGTGGTCGATATCTTCGACGCAGTGGAAACGACCCAGGAGCTAGTGAAGGGTGCCTACGCCACCGTTACCATCATTGCCGGGCACGGCCTGCTGGCTTTCACCGACCCGCTGGGCATCCGGCCGCTGGTGATGGGCCGCCGCGATACGCCCGAAGGCCCGGTGTATGCCTTCGCGTCGGAAAGTACCTGCTTTGATTACCTCGACTTTGAATTTGTCGAGAACGTGGGGCCGGGCCAAGCCATTTTTATCGACAACGACTACAAGGTTCACTATAAAAACCAGCAGGCGCTGCCCAAGGCCTTCTGCGTGTTCGAACAGATTTACTTCGCCCGCGAAGACTCGACCATCCACGGCCGCCTGGTGGCCCGCGAGCGCGTGCGCCTCGGCAAAATCATTGCCCGCAAGGTGGTTGATGCCGGCCTCAAGCCCGATATGGTGATTGACGTGCCGTCGTCGGGCTACTTTTCGGCGTCGGGGCTAGCCGAGGCCATCGGCGTGCCCTACCGCCGGGCGCTGGTGAAAAATAACCACATGGGCCGCTCGTTTATCGTGCCCACCCAGGCCGGCCGCGAAGACGTGGTGAAGAAAAAACTAAACCCCATCCGCGCTTTCGTGGAAGGCAAAAAGGTAGCGGTGGTAGACGATAGCATCGTGCGCGGCACCACGTCGCGGCGTATTGTGCGCTTGTTGCGCGAGGCGGGGGCTAGCGAGGTGTACTTTATTTCGAGCGCGCCGCCCATCGTATCACCCTGCATCTACGGCATCGACATGGCCATGAGCACCGAGCTGATTGCGGCCAACTACACGGAGGAGGAAATCTGCCACTATATTGAGGCTGACAAGGTTATTTATCAGGATTTGAGCGACTTGCAGGACTTGTTTGCCGAGGAGCGCGGCCATGGCGGCTCGTGCTTCGCGTGCTTCACCGGCAAGTACCCGACCGGCGATGTGACGCGCTACCTGCGCCACATCCAGGAGGAGCGCCAGAGCCACCGAAGCGAGAAAAAGGGCGAGTCGGTGAGTGCCAAGGCCCCCGCGCCGACCGAGCACTAGTGCTGTGCATACAAAAAAGAACGTCATGCTGAGCTTGTCGAAGCATCTCTGCCACGCCGCTAGGGTTGCTAAGCCAATGGCGCGGGAGAGATGCTTCGACAAGCTCAGCATGACGTTCTTGTAAGTTCTTCTAAGTATCTCGTTTGTATCTCGTTTATACACTTTATGAACAACGCCCAAACCCCCGACGCCGGCTACTCCATCGACCTCGGCAACGCCGCCTCGAAAAACGCCTATAACTGGTCGAAAAAGACGTTTGCTACCCGCGCCGGTCTGCCCGGCGAGCCCGCCCGCGACCTCGACGGCGGCTTTAGCAACGAAATCCGCTTCGGCCAGGAGCGCCTGGGCATCAGCTCGGATGGCATCGGGACCAAAATCGAGCTGGGCGAGCGCCTCGACAAGTACGACACGCTAGGCTACGACCTGGTGGCCATGACCGCCGACGACCTCATCGCCGCCGGCTTCGTGCCCACCAATCTCTCGAACATCATCGACGTGAATACCCTCGACTACGACGTGGTGGACGAGATGATGCGCGGCCTGCACGACGCCTGCCAGTTCTCGAAAATCGCCATCACCGGCGGCGAAATTGCCGAGTTGGGCAACCGCATCAGCGGTTTCCCCGGCGCCCGCATGAATTTCAACTGGTGCTCGACGGCCATCGGCGTGCTGCACCCCAGCCTAACCCAGCCCCTGAGCGGCGCCACCGCCCAGGCCGGCGATGCCGTGATGGCCCTGCGCTCGCCCTCGTTCCGCTCCAACGGCTACTCGCTGGCCCGCAAGACCTTGCAGCGCCTCTTCGGCGACAACTGGCATACCCAGCCCTACGACGGCACCGATGCCGACCAGTACGCCACCTGGGGCGAGGCCCTGCTCGCGCCCTCGCTCATCTACGCGCCCGCCCTCACGGCAGTGCTCGACGCCGGCCTGCCCCTGCGCGGCGCGGCCCACATCACGGGCGGCGGCGTGGCCGACAACTTCAAGCGGGTACTCAAAAATGGCCTTGGCGCGGTGCTCGACAACCTCTTCGCGCCCCTGCCCGCCATGCAGCGCCTCTGCGAAATCGGCGGCATCAGCCCCGAAACCGCCTACCTCTACTGGAATATGGGCAACGGCATGCTGCTCGTAGTAGCCCCCGAAGCCGCCGAAGCCACCGCGCAGCAGCTCGCCCAAAGCGGCTACCAGGCCCAGCTAGCCGGCTACCTCACCGCCGAAGCCGGCGTAACGCTGCGCGTTGCGGCGGGGGAGTTGAAGTACTAGGGCTTAACGGCTCGCGGATACCAGCCACTTAAACAGCCGCCATACGCAGTGCTGTCAGGGTAGTCCATGTAAAAGTTTTTAATACTGACAGAGTCATGGGCCTTGTTAGAGAGTGCCCATTCTTGGGTTTCTATTCGGCAGTCACCTACCATTAAAGCCGCTTCATAATTATAGCCAGCTCGCAGTCGAATTCGATAATGTCCTGTTCGGGGCATTGTATTGTCGGTAACTGATTCGGTAATGCCGCCATTTAGTTTGTGGCTGAATACTACTCTAAAATCACGCATTAGAAAAGTGTCAGCGCCAGTCTTTCCATAGTATACCCGCCCCTTTACCACTACTGTATGCGGCTTATCGATAAAAGTTAAGTATGAATCTGGTGGTGGGACCACACCCGCTCGTTGGCAAGAAACAACACCTAGTGTCGTCAACCCTATGGTTGCTATGGCTACTGTAGATATTCGGAAAGCGTACATGATAATAATTGGCTCCTACAAGCAATAAGACTAACTTATTGCTTGTAGGAGCTTTGCTCATGTGTAAAAGCAGCCTACGCCGGCCGCACCGGCCGCTTCGCCAGCATGAGCTGCGTGCGAAACTCGTATAAACACTTCTACGGCCGTAGCCGCTCATCAAATGTGATTGGAACTGTAGAAACTACTCGCACCTGCGGCATCAAGGGGTGTTGTGGGTTGAGCAGTATGTTGCGGCTAGGTGAACTGGGAAGCACCACAGAGGGCACGGAGAAACCGACATAAAGATTTCCGGGTTGCAGGCGAGGCAGCAGGAAGTGGGCTAATTCTGTGGGGGCGGGTTGCTGTTGCCAATCGGGTGGCAGGTCGGTTTCGGCTATTGCTTCGATGGCTGCATCGGGCACGGAGATGGTAATCAGCACGAAAGGCGGCAGGTCGCTGAATGGCGTGCCATCGAGATGCACCAGTACTTCGAGTAGCGCTAGCTCGGGCGAAGTGGAGGTATACACCAGCGGTACACCGTCGGGATTCCAGCGGCCGCCGTATAAGCGGGCACCTTCGCCGCTGAGGGCGGCAGCGGCAAAGCGTTGCGTTTGAATGCGGTAAACGTGCTGCGGCATCAAGCAGAATAGATTCGACTCAAAAGTAGGGGGGCGTTTTCAGCAAGTTGTTAGATGCTGCTAGCTGGCTAGCTATACACCCCATAGGCTATGCGCCCCAGCAATTGGTCTACTACCCGAAAGCCGGTTACCGTATCCAGCAGCTGCAAAGGCGACTGCTGTTGTAGCAGGGGCAACGGCCGGCGCAGCCAGCGGTTAAATTTCCCTTGGTCTTCGAATACCTCTACCCCGTGATTGGTCAGGGCTTGTAACAGTAGCAGTCGCTCGGCCTGGGCTTTGGTAAAGGCCAGCGTTTTCTCGGAGGGTTTGGCACTGAGCTGCCGGGCAAAAGTTCGCTCGGCCGTTGCCAGAACCAGCGCTAGTTCGTGCAGCGTCATACCCAGCTTAGCCGCCAGTTGCCGTGCGTGCTGCTGCCCAGCCTCCAACGACCATCCGGTACGTACCTGTTCTACAAAGCGCACGCCGGTAGCGGTGGCCACGGGTATCGACGTGACTGTATCGCGTGCTGCCGGGGTAGCCGCAATGCGGTTGTCTGGCTGTGAGCCAGCATGGCCGCCTATTGATGCAGAAGTGCCGCCGATATGATGCATAGTTTTTGCCAATTAGCGCTAAGGTAGCTGCCAATTGGCAATATAACGCTGGCTAACAGAGGATAGTTTACGCCGGCCGCACCGGCCGCTTCTCCAGCATCAGCTGAGTGCGGAACTCGTGCAGCCCCTGCTCCAGGCCCACCGGGTACACGTGCGGGTTGAGGTAGCGGCGGATGCTGGCGTCGAGGCTAGCCACCTGCTGGCGGGCGTGGGCGCGGCTTTCGGCCAGGGTGGGCAGGGGCTGCACGAGGCGGCCCTGGCGCAGCACGGGGGCTAGCAGGTCCACGTAGGGCGCGCCGGGGCGCACGGGGCGGCGGCGGGTGGCATCGGCAGGGTCGAGGAGGATGGGGGCGGCGGGCAGCGGCTGGGCGGCGGCCACGTTGTAAATCATGTCGGCGCGGGGCTGGCTGGCCTCGCCCAGGTAGCGGCGCACCTGCAAGATGCCGGGGATGCTGGTTTTGGCCTGCTGCTCGGAGAGCTTAATGGTGAAGTCCCAGCCCTGGCCCTCGGCGGTGCGCAGGGCGGCTAGCTTGTACACCCCCCGAGAGCCGCCTGGTTGTAGGCCGTCACGAGCTGGGTGCCCACGCCCCAGGTGTCGATGCGAGCGCCCTGCTGCCGGAGGCTGGTGATGAGGTTTTCTTCTAAGTCGTTGCTAGCCACGATGCGCACCTTTTCCAGGCCGGCCGCGTCGAGTAGCTTACGCGCCTCTTTGGAGAGGTAGGCCAGGTCGCCCGAGTCGAGGCGGATACCGCCCAACTCGTGGCCGTTCTGGCGCATTTCGAGGGCTACTTCGATGGCGTGGCGCACGCCGTCGAGGGTGTCGTAGGTATCGACCAGAAACACCGAGTCGTTGGGGAAGGCGTCGGCGTAGGCGCGGAAGGCTTCTTTCTCATTGGCAAAGGTCATGACCCAGCTGTGGGCGTGGGTGCCGCGCACCGGAATGCCGAAGCGCTGGCCGGCCAGCACGTTGCTGGTGGCATCGGCCCCGCCGAGGTAGGCCGCCCGGCTAGCCCCTAGCCCGCCATCGGGCCCCTGGGCGCGGCGCAGGCCAAACTCCAGCACGGCGTCGTCGGGGCCGGCGGCGTCGCGCACGCGGGCCGCCTTGGTGGCGATAAGGGTTTGGAAATTGACGAGCGTAAGCAGCGCCGTTTCGACTAGCTGAGCTTGCAGCAGCGGGCCCTGCACGCGCACTAGTGGCTCATTGCCAAAGACGACCGTGCCCTCGGCCACGGCATCCACGTCGCAGGTGAATTTTAAATTCTTTAGGTAGGCCAGAAACTCATCGGGGAAAAGCCGGCTGCCCTTGTTGCCTTGCAGGCTAGCCAGGTAAGTAATATCTTTATCCGAAAAGCGCAGCGTTTCGAGGTAATCGACGGCCAGCGCCAGGCCCGCCGCTACCGCGTAGCCCCCATTAAAAGGAGCTTTGCGGAAGTAGAGGTGAAACACCGCTTCGCGCTCGTGCAGGCCCTGCTTCCAGTAGCCGTAGGCCATGGTGAGCTGGTAGAGGTCGGTGAGCAGGGCTAGCGAGGGCCGGTAGAGGCCGGAAAGGGGCGCGTCGTTCATGGGACAAAGCAAGGCTAAAAATTGCAAGTGAAGGCCCGGCCCGGCCCCCGGCTACACCCAAGCCTCATCTGGCCACCACGCCCCGCGCCTTACCTTGGCTCCGTGAATACACCTTCTGAACCGCGGGCGCTGTTGCATCGGGTAGGCCACCTGCCAGCGTCGGGCCGCCTGCTCGTTGCCTTATTAATGGGTGCCATCGCGTGGTGGTTGACGCCCCTGCACTACCAGCCACTGGCTCGCCTGCTGATTGGCTGGGATTCGTTCGGTCTCATTTCGCTGGCACTCATCTGGATTGGGATGTACACGGCCGATGCCGACCGCATCCGGGCCGTTGCGGCGGCCGAGGACCTGAGCCGCGCCGTGAGCTTCGTCTTTGTGCTGGTAGCTGCCAGTGCCAGCTTGCTGGCGGTAGTCGTGTTGCTGAGTACCAGCCACGGCCTGGGTCCTGCCGCAATGGCTAGGCATATTGCCTTAAGCATCCTGGCGGTAGGGACGGCTTGGCTGCTGGTGCACACCGTGTTTACGCTGCGCTACGCGCACATTTACTACGATGCCAACCCCGACGGCTCCGACGTGGGGGGGCTGGTATTTCCGGGCAATGACCAGCTGGAGCCCGACTACCTCGACATGGCCTACTTTTCGTTCGTAGTCGGCATGACTGCCCAAACCGCTGACATCAGCATTAGTGGCCGGGAGATACGCCGGCTGGCGCTGCTGCACGGTCTGATTTCGTTTGGCTTCAATACGGCCCTGATAGCCTTGGTTATCAGCGGAGTAGGCGGTGTACTTTAAGGTTTGTTAGCAGTGGGGAGAGGCTCACCAGCTTAAAACAGGCTGCCCTGCACCTGTTGCGGAACGAGCCGCGGCGGCGCCACCACAATGCCGGTCAATTCCTGCATCCGGGTTAAAAAATGCTGTGCCCAGATGGGTGCGTGACGCACATCCTTCTGGTGAATAAAGACATACGCCGTGTGCAGGCCCTGCGCGTACCACCCGGCCAGGCGCTCGGCCCAGGCGTCGGCGCGGGCGTAGTCGCTGGGCACCAGGCCGTGGCCGTTGAGGCGGATAAAGGCCGTGGGAGTAGTGAGGCGCTGGGCCAGCACGTCGCGCCGACCCGCCACGTCCGTGATTACCAACGTCTTATTCAGCGCTTCGAGCGTAGCGAAAATGGTGTCGGCTAGCCCCTTATCTGAAAACCAGCGCGGGTGGCGCAACTCCACCGCCAGCGGCACTGCGGCGGGCCAGTCGAGCAGAAAGCGCTCTAGCCGCAGCAGCAGCTCGGGGCCGAAGTGCGGCGGCAGCTGCAAAAAGCAGGTGCCCAGGTTGTCGCCCAACTCCTGCACGGCGCGGGTAAAGCTGAGCGCGAGCGCGTCGGTATTGTACAGCTCGCGCTCGTGGCTGATGCTGCGCGGCAGCTTGGGACAAAACTTGAAGCCCGGCCCCACGGCCTCGCGCCAGCGCCGCCCGGTGGGCGCGTCGGGAATGCGGTAGTGGGTGGTATTTAGCTCGATGGAGTTGAACTGCTGGGCGTAGTATTTCAGAAAGTCCGGCTCCTTGGCCCCCAGCGGGAAGTACGAGCCCAGCCACTCTTTATTGGTCCAGATGGGGCAGCCCACGAACAAACCAGGCGAAGCCGGGGGCTGGGCGCGGCTAAGCACCTGGCTGGTAGCCGGGTGGTCGGGGGGCAGGCGAAAATCAACGTAGCGCAGGTCGGGCAGGCGGCCAAAATCCATGCGGCAAAGGTACGGCTTTGGGGGCGGCTCACAGGCGCGGGAAGCTACAATAGAATTAGTAATGATGCAAACTCACTCCGGGGTTAAACTAAAGCTTTAAGCCAAAATTTTACACCCGTCGGATAATCGTATTTTCTGCCTTGTATTATGAAAGTACAAAAACTTCCCATAAGCTGCCTTAACTAAACACAATTGCTACTTATAGCGGCCGGCAATGCACTAGTTAAATGCAAGATTTATAAGTAAAATGCAAATTTATGTTCGGGGCAGTGCTTTTAGTAAAAGTGAAATGTCGGTTTTAGCAAGGTTCGGCCTACATTCGGCTAGTTCACCATCCACTAAAGCGCATGCCGCTTACGCGACTACCTTCTTTTCTCACCGCTTTTCTGCTTTACTGCCTTTTGGGGCTAGTGATGGGGCTAGGGCTGGTATCGCCGGCCGCCGCCCGTCCCACCCGCGTTAACCGGGTGCACAAGCTGCACCACAGGCACTTACGGCGCCGCATCCACATTTCCCGGATGC
The genomic region above belongs to Hymenobacter sp. BRD128 and contains:
- a CDS encoding phosphoribosylformylglycinamidine synthase subunit PurQ, whose product is MADLADLAQAPKALILTGFGINCEEEMAAAYRLAGGEATIVHLNEVLHGRVSIHDFDILNFPGGFSFGDDLGSGVVLANKLRYRQTGDAGRTLLSDIREFVAAGKFVLGICNGFQVLVKLGLLPNLGGDFQPEVTLTHNASGRYENRWVRLKVNAQTKTPTPFLSELTSFEVPVRHGEGRLVVPDAAIRDRITDLGLNCLTYAGHDDQETGTYPLNPNGADLNCAGLTDPTGHIFGLMPHPEAYLAGCNHPDWGLKKRRGELQEEGEGLAIFKNIVTYLTRRTQEASAPATHA
- a CDS encoding phosphoribosylaminoimidazolesuccinocarboxamide synthase; amino-acid sequence: MNTLPYFATPQLQLLHRGKVRDSFRIDDSTRLIVVSDRLSAFDSVLETAIPNKGAVLNGLANFWFEKTAHIIPNHVKGMVDANAMLVKEAQPIKVEMVVRNYLTGSMLRGYQSGQRTFSGVTVPDGMTKHQQFPTPIVTPTTKEESDREITPENLVREGWVSQELYDKMAEKALELFKVGSDLLAAQGIILVDTKYEFGLLDGELILIDEIHTPDSSRFWSAADYARNPEGAEQMDKEYIRQWLIANKKDGAYPRALTPEVTQEAVNRYLDIYQRVVGQPLATAGDTEDVTERLTRNLVKAGLLK
- a CDS encoding nuclear transport factor 2 family protein → MEATQAEKLVDSYIEAYNGFDVPGMLACLHPAVQFEHSTNGDVTVRLDSKEAFESQAIRAAAWFAERTQRITALRWLGEQAEADIDYFAITATDLPNGIKAGTTLQFSGRSVFSFRDELIAFIQDFS
- the purD gene encoding phosphoribosylamine--glycine ligase; translation: MKQLVLLGSGAREHALATKLRQDGATVHVLPGNAGIPGSVAGISATDFPAIQNFCNEQNVKLIVVGPEAPLAAGVADYFLDTDIRVFGPRRQAATLESSKVWSKDFMRRHGVATARAWSYRSDRLADAQAKVEELAGQVVVKYDGLAAGKGVYVCSSVAEGRAALTELRELHEGWFSVLLEEKLTGPEVSLIGLTDGNRIRLLAPAQDHKQLLAGDEGPNTGGMGAYCPVPFLDDNWLAAIRKDIIDPTLRGLQAEPFDFVGFLYFGVMLTPSGPKLLEYNVRLGDPEAEVILPALETSLLDLITATLDGTLAQTVVKQRPGAFVGLVLASGGYPAAQFPTGFPIHGIGNQGEDTQVFVGGVKAGDQPGELLTNGGRVAVLVAHGPDLPTAVQLAYAEVELVYFQDKYVRPDIGQRPTPQLETSAY
- the purN gene encoding phosphoribosylglycinamide formyltransferase; protein product: MHKPLARLAILLSGRGSNMLALAEAVRAGVLHGLAEVAVVFSNDPAALGLDAAAALGLPTASLPSKGRKRESFDLEVVDILREYRPNYVVLAGYMRVLSPAFVRAFAGRIINIHPADTHQHQGLHAYEWAFDNRLSETKITVHLVDEGLDTGPILAQEVVNLIGADTLAEVQRRGLAVEHTLYAETLANLITGAAIPTLPTHNS
- the purF gene encoding amidophosphoribosyltransferase; this encodes MCGIVGFHGPERVVGDMIIGLTALQHRGQDAAGIATFDGDTFHLHKGQGLVNDVFKPKHIKKLTGNTGIGHVRYTTQGANDSDLAQPFTTSYPFGLAMVHNGNVINFRDVAKLLHEKYHVLPKTTNDLELIMYTFASELRVKDLDRISVVDIFDAVETTQELVKGAYATVTIIAGHGLLAFTDPLGIRPLVMGRRDTPEGPVYAFASESTCFDYLDFEFVENVGPGQAIFIDNDYKVHYKNQQALPKAFCVFEQIYFAREDSTIHGRLVARERVRLGKIIARKVVDAGLKPDMVIDVPSSGYFSASGLAEAIGVPYRRALVKNNHMGRSFIVPTQAGREDVVKKKLNPIRAFVEGKKVAVVDDSIVRGTTSRRIVRLLREAGASEVYFISSAPPIVSPCIYGIDMAMSTELIAANYTEEEICHYIEADKVIYQDLSDLQDLFAEERGHGGSCFACFTGKYPTGDVTRYLRHIQEERQSHRSEKKGESVSAKAPAPTEH
- a CDS encoding AIR synthase-related protein yields the protein MNNAQTPDAGYSIDLGNAASKNAYNWSKKTFATRAGLPGEPARDLDGGFSNEIRFGQERLGISSDGIGTKIELGERLDKYDTLGYDLVAMTADDLIAAGFVPTNLSNIIDVNTLDYDVVDEMMRGLHDACQFSKIAITGGEIAELGNRISGFPGARMNFNWCSTAIGVLHPSLTQPLSGATAQAGDAVMALRSPSFRSNGYSLARKTLQRLFGDNWHTQPYDGTDADQYATWGEALLAPSLIYAPALTAVLDAGLPLRGAAHITGGGVADNFKRVLKNGLGAVLDNLFAPLPAMQRLCEIGGISPETAYLYWNMGNGMLLVVAPEAAEATAQQLAQSGYQAQLAGYLTAEAGVTLRVAAGELKY
- a CDS encoding RES family NAD+ phosphorylase, producing the protein MPQHVYRIQTQRFAAAALSGEGARLYGGRWNPDGVPLVYTSTSPELALLEVLVHLDGTPFSDLPPFVLITISVPDAAIEAIAETDLPPDWQQQPAPTELAHFLLPRLQPGNLYVGFSVPSVVLPSSPSRNILLNPQHPLMPQVRVVSTVPITFDERLRP